From a region of the Acinetobacter larvae genome:
- a CDS encoding DUF481 domain-containing protein → MKKYSLLMLATFSGFAFADIAPTREYVGNINLSQDKPYRFEGDLSYLLNNTKSKGSSTKKENLAANLLWQRQVGVWGQEIRAEAVSANDDGDSGKNVERYMLSGKALHRSSDTLYQFAKVQWDKDLSSSFDYQTNLTAGLGIDILKEQKQNLTAEAGAGYRYSKERYAPHNDFNELIGTLGLYYQYRFNPTLSFNQDLSYEFGDKSQVLRSRSSVNAHLTQSLSGLVSYQLKDTQADIGNNRDSLLSVGLKYSH, encoded by the coding sequence ATGAAAAAATATTCATTACTTATGCTCGCAACATTCTCTGGTTTTGCATTTGCAGACATTGCTCCAACACGTGAATATGTTGGAAATATTAATTTATCTCAGGATAAACCTTATCGTTTTGAAGGCGATTTAAGTTATTTATTGAATAACACCAAGTCTAAGGGCTCATCGACAAAAAAAGAAAATCTGGCTGCCAATCTACTCTGGCAACGTCAAGTCGGTGTATGGGGTCAAGAAATACGTGCTGAAGCAGTAAGTGCTAATGATGATGGCGATTCTGGCAAAAATGTAGAACGTTATATGTTATCTGGTAAAGCACTCCATCGCAGTTCCGATACGCTTTATCAATTTGCCAAGGTACAGTGGGACAAAGACTTATCTAGCAGCTTCGACTATCAGACCAACCTTACTGCGGGACTCGGCATTGATATTTTAAAAGAGCAAAAGCAAAATTTAACCGCTGAAGCAGGTGCAGGTTATCGTTATAGCAAAGAGCGCTATGCACCTCATAATGATTTTAATGAATTAATCGGTACCCTAGGACTGTATTATCAATATCGATTTAACCCTACGCTAAGCTTTAACCAAGACTTAAGCTATGAGTTCGGCGATAAGTCTCAAGTCTTACGTTCACGTAGTAGTGTCAACGCACACTTGACACAAAGTCTGTCTGGTCTGGTCAGTTATCAACTCAAAGACACCCAAGCAGATATTGGTAATAACCGCGATTCACTCTTATCGGTCGGTTTAAAATACAGCCACTAA
- a CDS encoding NAD(P)H-binding protein produces MMQEIKRVLVVGATGAVGQEIVKALQQQAQITEIIVITRRAFTAQSAKIRNYIVDFDALDQHADYFNCDAVFCALGSTRQQAGSDANYIKIDHDYPLKIAQLAKQQGAQHFLMVSAYGAYTHSHFFYNRVKGQVEQALIALHFPQLTIIRPSILIRHRDDGRLVEKITAGIARYFPKQWRAVESQTVAAALVNALIQPQTPGLSIIENQHLFS; encoded by the coding sequence ATGATGCAGGAGATCAAACGGGTCTTGGTGGTTGGCGCAACAGGTGCTGTAGGTCAAGAAATTGTAAAAGCGCTGCAACAGCAAGCGCAAATAACAGAAATCATTGTGATTACACGGCGTGCTTTTACAGCGCAAAGTGCAAAGATTCGTAACTATATCGTAGACTTCGATGCTTTAGATCAACATGCAGATTATTTTAATTGTGATGCCGTCTTTTGCGCGCTGGGTAGCACACGCCAGCAAGCAGGCTCCGATGCAAATTATATCAAGATAGATCACGACTACCCATTAAAGATTGCCCAATTGGCAAAACAACAAGGTGCTCAACATTTTCTCATGGTCAGTGCGTATGGTGCTTATACCCATTCACACTTCTTTTATAACCGTGTCAAAGGACAAGTAGAACAGGCTCTCATTGCTCTGCATTTTCCACAATTAACCATTATACGACCCTCAATCTTAATTCGACATCGCGATGATGGGCGACTGGTTGAAAAGATTACTGCTGGTATTGCACGCTATTTTCCCAAACAGTGGCGTGCAGTGGAAAGCCAGACTGTGGCAGCTGCGTTGGTCAATGCCCTGATCCAGCCACAAACACCAGGCTTATCTATTATAGAAAATCAGCATTTATTCTCGTAA
- a CDS encoding glutathione peroxidase — protein sequence MTSIYQFDAERLDGQNQSFADYQGQVLLIVNTASKCGFTSQLAGLEKLYQHYQSQGFVVLGFPCNQFGGQDPASNEEIGAFCQKNYGVSFPMFAKIDVKGPEAHVIFRYLTNNSKGVLGNGIKWNFTKFLINKKGEVIERYAPTTKPEAIAADIEKALAEP from the coding sequence ATGACCAGTATTTATCAATTTGACGCTGAACGGCTGGATGGTCAAAACCAATCTTTTGCCGACTACCAAGGGCAGGTGCTTTTGATCGTAAATACTGCCAGCAAGTGTGGTTTTACCTCACAGCTCGCAGGCTTAGAAAAGCTTTATCAACACTATCAATCACAAGGTTTTGTGGTATTGGGTTTTCCATGTAATCAATTTGGTGGGCAAGACCCAGCGAGTAACGAAGAAATCGGCGCATTTTGTCAAAAAAACTATGGTGTGAGTTTTCCAATGTTTGCCAAGATTGATGTGAAAGGACCTGAAGCGCATGTGATTTTTCGTTATTTGACCAATAACAGTAAAGGTGTTTTGGGCAATGGCATTAAATGGAATTTCACCAAATTTTTAATCAATAAAAAAGGTGAAGTCATTGAGCGTTATGCACCGACCACGAAACCAGAAGCGATTGCCGCTGATATTGAAAAAGCTTTGGCTGAGCCATAA